In Cryptomeria japonica chromosome 10, Sugi_1.0, whole genome shotgun sequence, a genomic segment contains:
- the LOC131059829 gene encoding cytochrome P450 78A4, with product MENTATSCSGAKGWLTYALVPLTCSGHKLYSFGTFQEEDNIYAWKKYVAMLVTALFFAVIMSWWSPGGCAWAGKNNKSERIPGPRGWPIIGSLMEMSGGHAHRKLAHLASIHEAKRLMAFSLGSTPAVITSDPEVARELLSSPHFADRPLKQSAQQLMFGRAIGFAPNGDYWRMLRRISAAHLFSPRRIAVHEAGRQRDCLTILADIRSEWTCKGAVKLRPHLQMAALNNIMGSVFGTRLGGDREGREVREMVEEGFELLGAFNWADHLPWLRIFDPLRIHARCAKLIPRVKAFVQHIINQHRQSTLPRNTADSDFVDVLLSLQGHENLHDDDIIAVLWEMIFRGTDTVALVTEWTMAELVLNEEIQGRAQAELEAVVGWNRSVQEEDIPKLPYLQAVVKESLRMHPPGPLLSWARLCTEDADIADGLHVPAGTTAMVNMWSITHDPEIWGSPHEFRPERFLEEKVDVRGSDLRLAPFGAGRRVCPGKALGLATVHLWVAKLLHHYEWIPSSQHPVDLTEILKLSSQMATPLTAIPATRISY from the exons ATGGAGAACACTGCAACGAGCTGCAGTGGAGCGAAAGGGTGGTTGACGTATGCTCTAGTTCCCCTCACTTGTAGTGGGCACAAATTATATAGCTTCGGGACTTTTCAGGAAGAAGATAATATCTATGCATGGAAGAAGTACGTGGCGATGTTGGTTACGGCTCTGTTTTTTGCAGTAATCATGTCCTGGTGGAGTCCGGGAGGATGTGCCTGGGCCGGAAAGAACAACAAGAGCGAGAGGATTCCAGGGCCCAGAGGATGGCCCATAATCGGAAGTCTAATGGAAATGAGTGGTGGCCATGCTCACCGTAAGCTTGCTCATTTGGCCAGTATTCATGAAGCCAAAAGGTTGATGGCGTTCAGCTTGGGGTCGACCCCTGCTGTCATAACGTCCGATCCAGAAGTGGCTAGGGAGCTCTTGAGCTCCCCCCACTTTGCGGACAGGCCTCTCAAACAATCTGCTCAGCAGCTCATGTTCGGGAGGGCAATAGGCTTTGCACCCAACGGCGACTACTGGAGGATGCTGCGTAGGATTTCGGCTGCTCATCTTTTCAGTCCACGAAGAATTGCTGTCCACGAAGCTGGGCGTCAGAGGGACTGTCTTACAATATTGGCTGATATACGCAGTGAGTGGACATGCAAGGGCGCCGTAAAGCTCCGCCCACATCTTCAGATGGCGGCACTGAACAATATCATGGGAAGTGTGTTTGGCACAAGGTTGGGCGGTGATAGAGAAGGTCGAGAGGTGAGAGAGATGGTGGAGGAAGGGTTTGAATTGCTTGGGGCATTCAATTGGGCCGATCATCTGCCATGGCTGCGGATTTTTGATCCCCTGCGAATCCACGCCCGTTGCGCTAAACTTATACCTCGAGTTAAGGCTTTCGTCCAACATATCATTAACCAACATAGACAGTCCACTTTGCCCAGGAACACAGCAGATTCAGATTTCGTGGATGTGCTCCTTTCTCTTCAAGGACACGAGAATCTCCACGATGACGACATCATTGCTGTTCTTTGG GAGATGATATTCCGCGGCACCGACACTGTCGCTTTAGTTACGGAGTGGACGATGGCGGAGTTGGTACTGAATGAAGAAATACAAGGCAGAGCTCAGGCGGAGTTGGAGGCAGTGGTGGGGTGGAATAGAAGCGTGCAGGAGGAGGACATTCCGAAGCTTCCGTACCTTCAGGCCGTGGTAAAAGAGAGTTTGCGAATGCACCCACCTGGACCTCTGCTGTCGTGGGCCCGCCTGTGCACGGAGGATGCTGACATAGCAGACGGGTTGCATGTTCCAGCGGGGACGACCGCCATGGTGAACATGTGGTCCATCACTCACGACCCTGAGATCTGGGGATCGCCTCATGAATTCCGCCCAGAAAGATTTCTTGAAGAGAAAGTAGACGTTCGGGGGAGTGATTTGAGGCTGGCGCCCTTTGGTGCAGGTCGGCGAGTTTGCCCGGGTAAGGCTCTCGGCCTCGCCACTGTTCATCTTTGGGTGGCCAAACTACTCCACCATTACGAGTGGATTCCTTCATCCCAACACCCAGTTGATCTCACTGAGATTCTCAAATTGTCCTC